One window of the Nocardia huaxiensis genome contains the following:
- a CDS encoding PspC domain-containing protein gives MNSASDWSSSAKPGGSFSDQIHDLWATRPVRLPQHGPVAGVAAGFGRRYNVDPVVVRVAFVVSALFGGAGIVLYLLGWLLLPQSGDQTSAAESLFGKGQSSQSSSKTVVLLVALGIAVTTVGPVGAGLGGSGLISFALMLAGWWLLHQRQPRPPVGYLEWIADDPALAGGFPSANSPYWTGYPGTMAPGSTTPFETYGPYTKLPDQYEPDPDRRQAQTQTQGDDAQGPGTAVLRTESTAVEAVPNKAEGPDADAATVVLRKADAEPAADNTETEVLHKDSSGDEGSDDTGPDDGNPAPDLLKKPRDDGRSPVLHPIPPVAERPYTGYAPAPISPEFGPTPPGWDPLGVAPLAWDLPDPTATAQLPVQAPPRKPRSRFTPVVLGLALLAAAAAGSVAASGSDWMTPGRIAAAALAVVGIGLVLGAFLRRGHGLMVLLAPLAGFVILASLIGPIEWDETTMGDQSWTATTAADLRPAYKVNMGSATLDLSALKLTEDRTTTVTVGAGEAKVILPPNLRVNTTCNVRMGDSNCQSGMSGPDSGPVLNLIINVRMGDVEVTRG, from the coding sequence ATGAATTCAGCGAGCGACTGGTCCAGCAGCGCCAAACCGGGCGGCAGCTTCAGCGATCAGATTCATGATTTGTGGGCGACGCGGCCGGTGCGACTGCCGCAGCACGGGCCGGTCGCGGGGGTGGCGGCCGGGTTCGGGCGGCGGTACAACGTGGATCCGGTGGTGGTGCGGGTCGCGTTCGTGGTGTCGGCGCTGTTCGGTGGGGCCGGGATCGTGCTGTACCTGCTGGGGTGGCTGTTGCTGCCGCAGTCGGGGGATCAGACGTCCGCTGCCGAGTCGCTGTTCGGGAAGGGGCAGAGTTCGCAGTCGTCGTCGAAGACCGTGGTGCTGCTCGTCGCGCTGGGCATCGCGGTCACCACGGTCGGGCCGGTGGGGGCCGGGCTGGGCGGATCGGGGCTGATCAGCTTCGCGCTCATGCTGGCGGGGTGGTGGCTGCTGCACCAGCGGCAACCGCGGCCGCCGGTCGGATATCTGGAGTGGATAGCCGATGATCCGGCGCTGGCCGGCGGGTTCCCGAGCGCGAATTCGCCCTACTGGACCGGATATCCGGGGACCATGGCCCCCGGGAGCACTACGCCGTTCGAAACCTATGGGCCGTATACGAAACTGCCCGACCAATATGAGCCGGACCCGGATCGGCGGCAGGCGCAGACGCAGACGCAGGGCGATGATGCACAGGGCCCCGGCACCGCGGTGCTGCGCACGGAATCCACTGCGGTCGAGGCGGTTCCGAACAAGGCGGAGGGACCGGATGCCGACGCGGCGACGGTCGTCCTCCGGAAGGCCGATGCGGAACCGGCCGCCGACAACACCGAAACCGAAGTCCTGCACAAGGACTCGTCGGGTGACGAAGGTTCGGACGACACCGGCCCTGATGACGGCAACCCCGCGCCGGATCTGCTCAAGAAGCCGCGGGATGACGGCAGATCGCCTGTCCTGCATCCCATTCCTCCGGTCGCGGAGCGCCCGTACACCGGCTACGCCCCCGCCCCGATCTCCCCCGAATTCGGCCCCACCCCGCCCGGCTGGGATCCGCTCGGCGTGGCCCCGCTCGCCTGGGATCTCCCCGATCCCACTGCGACAGCGCAACTTCCGGTGCAGGCTCCCCCGCGCAAACCCCGCTCCCGCTTCACCCCCGTGGTGCTCGGCCTGGCCCTGCTGGCGGCCGCGGCGGCCGGCTCGGTGGCCGCCTCCGGCTCCGACTGGATGACCCCGGGTCGCATCGCCGCCGCCGCGCTGGCGGTGGTCGGCATCGGCCTGGTCCTCGGGGCCTTCCTGCGCCGCGGCCACGGGCTGATGGTGCTCCTGGCTCCCCTCGCCGGGTTCGTCATCCTGGCCTCGCTCATCGGGCCCATCGAATGGGACGAGACCACCATGGGCGACCAGTCCTGGACCGCCACCACCGCCGCCGACCTGCGCCCCGCCTACAAGGTGAACATGGGTTCGGCCACCCTCGACCTGAGCGCGCTGAAGCTCACCGAGGACCGCACCACCACCGTCACGGTGGGCGCCGGCGAAGCCAAGGTGATCCTGCCGCCGAACCTGCGCGTGAACACGACCTGCAATGTGCGCATGGGTGATTCGAATTGCCAGAGCGGCATGTCGGGCCCGGACTCCGGTCCCGTCCTCAACCTGATCATCAATGTCCGAATGGGAGATGTGGAGGTGACCCGTGGCTGA
- a CDS encoding WD40 repeat domain-containing protein, whose translation MLVGDQPNIEPSSVRETADRQSRSPRGLFAQRFTELYAAAGNPTLRRVATAAETRMRAASGNRPTGASAQRISDWKAGRNVPARFESLLPVVLTLIDLARKQDTPLPRHLAEPKEWQRLWHAATTWNPEEEDEAACPYLGLNSYRRENRDLFFGRTRAAADLTALVREATGIIAVVGASGAGKSSLLAAGLVPALPDWEVVSLTPGPHPLPALLHAATPPDSATPAPAEPETEPGRPRRMLVIDQFEELFTLCADEAEREQVLDLLHVCATRPVDPLAVVIAIRADFYAHCLAHPALQEALEHRSFLLGPMRIDELAQAITGPARSAGLELEPGLEELVVTELCGVGDRPSRTYDPGALPLLSHVMAATWQHREGRRLTIAGYRKAGGVVGSVAETAEQAWNELAPAQQHAAKAILLGLVAVGQDSRDTRRTAPRRELLHRAPDPEDAAAALELLSRTRLITLDADTVGLTHEIVLSAWPRLHGWIDEDRVGYLVRQRLDADASEWAAQDRDSSLLYHGTRLQNALDNVDPPPASPLAREFLTASGLARNRIRRRSSRTRAVLAALGVVLLVLGFATYTQTQLAQQRRDDKNFTTVLAEADRLAATDQSRAAQLYLIAERLRPNDSEVRARILQTQNVPLMQPILGQPADISGVAYRADGVLAAIGFDDALRLWDVQDARHPRQLGTQIDGVRMAGFSADGSRMVTAGYSEDIRLWDVRDPSAPRETARLPGLSAKTMNEPVFVGNDLAVLSTTQFTLWDLSNPSVPVRGPSHRLFDDTRPDESGVVVSRFEASPDGSLLAIISSPGTDVTVKTIQLWDIRNRAAPIKLTERLVADQTAIGDMVFNPSGTLLAISNEVQISRQFIGSRATVELWDVADRAHVSPLGTPLKAEDGDVPALTFSPDGTTLVVSSGSRTALWNVTEPADPVLVTDQLVFDSGSCRYPDNSTYLCSSSASDLGFSPDGRTLYARDSSGKLVVWSLPPSVLTGHSGYLTTPQFDATGDRMVTGSADGRIIVWDISTRQRPTRVGEYRMPADYYSMSLAPDGRTLLVSTARTVKTSVLDLSDPTRIRSRGDWSLPPQDSSPPYPIGDWSSMARIDESGALQIWSLADPMRPVLLTTVPVDPRYSWVSIDIAGQTLIAQQRDLASNGELIVTRWDISNPANPTALGEAFRHHEGVAHFSPDQRVMVITAAEKLQSWDISDPARPQPLADAFAVHTSTTWTVDFTPDGRTMLTASVDGAPQLWDYTDPADPRRMGGPLMDVGKEPWDARFHPDGRFVVGNGSNGALRFWDLDEQHMIDRICTATGNPWTPELWRRYLPDLDYDPPCD comes from the coding sequence ATGCTCGTGGGGGACCAACCGAATATCGAACCGTCGTCGGTGAGGGAAACCGCCGATCGCCAGTCCCGCTCGCCCCGGGGCCTTTTCGCCCAGCGCTTCACAGAACTCTATGCGGCGGCGGGCAATCCGACCCTGCGCCGCGTCGCCACCGCGGCCGAAACCCGTATGCGCGCCGCCTCCGGCAACCGCCCCACCGGCGCCTCCGCCCAGCGCATCAGCGACTGGAAGGCGGGCCGAAATGTCCCCGCCCGCTTCGAATCCCTGCTCCCGGTCGTCCTGACGCTCATCGACCTGGCCCGCAAACAAGACACCCCGCTCCCCCGCCACCTGGCGGAACCCAAAGAGTGGCAACGCCTCTGGCACGCCGCCACCACGTGGAACCCCGAGGAAGAGGACGAAGCGGCCTGCCCATACCTGGGCTTGAACTCCTACCGACGCGAGAACCGCGACCTGTTCTTCGGCCGCACCCGCGCCGCCGCCGATCTCACCGCCCTGGTTCGCGAGGCCACCGGAATCATCGCCGTGGTGGGCGCCTCCGGAGCCGGAAAATCCTCGCTGCTGGCCGCCGGACTCGTTCCCGCTCTACCGGATTGGGAGGTCGTCTCCCTGACCCCCGGCCCGCATCCACTGCCGGCCCTCCTACATGCCGCGACACCACCGGACTCGGCAACTCCCGCACCGGCGGAGCCGGAGACCGAGCCCGGCCGCCCCCGACGCATGCTGGTCATCGACCAGTTCGAAGAACTGTTCACCCTCTGCGCCGACGAGGCCGAACGCGAGCAGGTCCTCGACCTCCTGCACGTCTGCGCCACCCGCCCCGTCGACCCTCTCGCGGTGGTGATCGCGATCCGCGCCGACTTCTACGCCCACTGCCTGGCCCACCCCGCACTTCAGGAAGCCTTGGAACACCGCAGCTTCCTGCTCGGCCCCATGCGCATAGACGAACTGGCCCAGGCGATCACAGGCCCCGCCCGCAGCGCCGGGCTGGAACTCGAGCCCGGTTTGGAAGAACTCGTCGTCACCGAACTGTGCGGTGTCGGCGATCGCCCCTCCCGCACCTACGACCCCGGCGCCCTGCCCCTGCTCTCCCACGTCATGGCCGCCACCTGGCAGCACCGGGAAGGCCGCCGCCTCACCATCGCCGGATATCGCAAGGCGGGCGGCGTGGTCGGCTCGGTCGCCGAGACGGCCGAACAGGCTTGGAACGAACTCGCTCCCGCCCAGCAGCATGCCGCCAAGGCGATCCTGCTGGGACTCGTTGCCGTAGGCCAGGATTCCCGCGATACCCGCCGCACCGCCCCACGCCGGGAACTCCTCCACCGCGCACCGGACCCCGAAGACGCCGCCGCCGCACTGGAATTGCTCTCCCGCACCCGCCTGATCACCCTAGACGCGGACACCGTCGGCCTCACCCACGAAATCGTGCTGAGCGCCTGGCCCCGCCTGCACGGCTGGATCGACGAGGACCGCGTCGGCTATCTGGTCCGTCAGCGGCTGGACGCCGATGCATCGGAATGGGCTGCGCAGGATCGTGATTCATCCCTGCTGTACCACGGCACCCGCCTGCAGAACGCCCTCGACAATGTGGATCCGCCGCCGGCCAGTCCGCTGGCACGCGAATTCCTCACCGCTTCGGGCCTGGCGCGCAACAGGATCCGCCGCCGCTCCTCCCGCACCAGAGCGGTGCTGGCGGCACTCGGTGTGGTGCTGCTGGTCCTGGGTTTCGCCACTTACACCCAGACCCAACTGGCCCAGCAACGCCGCGACGACAAGAATTTCACCACGGTACTGGCCGAGGCGGATCGGTTGGCCGCCACCGACCAATCACGGGCCGCGCAGCTGTATCTGATAGCGGAACGCCTGCGCCCGAACGATTCCGAGGTGCGGGCCCGAATCCTGCAAACCCAGAATGTGCCGCTCATGCAGCCGATACTCGGGCAGCCCGCCGACATTTCCGGCGTGGCTTATCGGGCGGACGGAGTTCTCGCCGCCATCGGCTTCGACGACGCGCTTCGGCTGTGGGACGTCCAAGACGCTCGGCATCCTCGCCAGCTGGGCACACAGATCGATGGCGTGCGGATGGCCGGTTTCAGCGCGGACGGATCCCGAATGGTGACAGCGGGATACAGCGAGGACATCAGGCTGTGGGATGTTCGAGATCCATCGGCACCGCGTGAAACCGCACGACTACCCGGATTGTCCGCGAAGACCATGAACGAACCGGTGTTCGTCGGAAACGACCTGGCGGTCTTGAGCACCACACAATTCACACTGTGGGACCTGAGCAATCCCTCCGTGCCGGTGCGCGGACCATCCCATCGGCTGTTCGACGACACCCGCCCGGATGAATCCGGGGTGGTCGTCAGCCGCTTCGAAGCCAGCCCCGACGGTAGTCTGCTGGCCATCATCAGCAGCCCGGGCACCGATGTGACAGTGAAAACGATCCAGCTGTGGGATATCCGCAATCGTGCCGCACCGATCAAACTGACCGAGCGCCTCGTCGCGGACCAGACCGCCATCGGTGACATGGTCTTCAATCCGAGCGGCACCCTGCTGGCAATAAGCAACGAAGTCCAGATCTCGCGCCAGTTCATCGGCTCCAGGGCCACGGTAGAACTGTGGGATGTCGCCGATCGCGCACATGTGAGCCCCCTGGGCACGCCTCTGAAAGCGGAGGACGGCGATGTTCCCGCACTGACGTTCAGCCCGGACGGCACCACCCTGGTCGTCTCGTCCGGTTCCCGCACGGCGCTGTGGAATGTGACCGAGCCCGCCGATCCGGTCCTGGTCACCGACCAGCTCGTATTCGACTCGGGGAGTTGCCGATATCCCGACAACAGCACCTATCTGTGTTCCAGCTCCGCGAGCGACCTCGGTTTTTCGCCGGACGGGCGCACCCTGTACGCCAGGGACTCGAGCGGCAAGCTTGTCGTCTGGTCGCTCCCACCGTCCGTCTTGACGGGACACAGCGGCTACCTGACGACGCCGCAGTTCGATGCCACCGGAGACCGGATGGTGACCGGATCGGCCGACGGACGGATCATCGTGTGGGACATCAGTACTCGACAACGCCCCACTCGTGTCGGCGAATACCGGATGCCGGCGGACTACTACTCGATGTCGCTCGCCCCCGATGGGCGCACCCTGCTTGTGTCGACCGCTCGAACCGTCAAAACATCGGTATTGGATCTGTCCGACCCCACCCGGATCCGGTCCCGGGGCGACTGGTCGCTGCCGCCGCAGGATTCCAGTCCGCCGTATCCCATCGGCGACTGGAGTTCGATGGCGCGCATCGACGAGAGTGGGGCCCTGCAGATCTGGAGTCTCGCGGACCCGATGCGGCCGGTACTCCTCACCACTGTGCCGGTCGATCCCCGCTACTCGTGGGTATCCATCGACATAGCGGGCCAGACATTGATCGCCCAGCAGCGCGATCTAGCCAGTAATGGTGAACTCATCGTCACCAGGTGGGATATCAGCAACCCGGCCAACCCCACCGCGCTGGGTGAAGCATTTCGGCATCATGAGGGCGTTGCTCACTTCAGCCCCGACCAACGTGTCATGGTTATAACGGCCGCCGAAAAACTGCAAAGCTGGGATATCAGCGATCCAGCCCGGCCGCAGCCGTTGGCCGATGCGTTCGCCGTCCACACCTCAACCACATGGACGGTCGACTTCACCCCCGACGGCCGCACCATGCTTACCGCCAGCGTCGACGGCGCGCCACAACTGTGGGATTACACCGATCCTGCCGATCCCCGCCGAATGGGTGGACCCCTGATGGATGTCGGCAAAGAACCCTGGGACGCTCGCTTCCATCCAGACGGCCGATTCGTGGTGGGGAACGGTTCGAACGGCGCGTTGCGGTTCTGGGATCTGGACGAACAGCACATGATCGACCGCATCTGCACCGCTACTGGGAACCCATGGACGCCGGAACTGTGGCGGCGCTACCTCCCGGACCTGGACTACGACCCGCCTTGCGACTGA
- a CDS encoding MspA family porin translates to MNIKTAVAAAMTAVGLALGGPLAAQSLAGPLAPHEKTTVAPNGMSVTVGHYNNAARAVTPLNFMPTSREVYLDNTSYGRIDGDGTGTIESGYFFACAVDMDVSFTISANAGIDLGSTIGVSAGATMVTPTASVDISPSIGASIGMTLGLAPGEIAQVTRGTKDIPAGGTAYITENDYRLTVNNCAGPLTVQAYTIIEATSPEADAAEWVMGDPFVL, encoded by the coding sequence ATGAACATCAAGACCGCCGTCGCCGCCGCCATGACCGCTGTCGGACTCGCCCTCGGGGGACCACTGGCCGCACAGTCGCTCGCCGGCCCGCTCGCCCCGCACGAGAAGACCACTGTCGCCCCCAACGGCATGTCGGTCACCGTCGGCCACTACAACAACGCGGCCCGCGCGGTGACCCCGCTCAACTTCATGCCCACCAGCCGAGAGGTGTACCTGGACAACACCTCCTACGGCCGGATCGACGGCGATGGCACCGGCACCATCGAATCCGGCTACTTCTTCGCCTGCGCCGTGGATATGGACGTCAGCTTCACCATCTCGGCCAATGCCGGCATCGATCTCGGCTCCACCATCGGCGTCTCCGCCGGAGCCACCATGGTCACCCCGACCGCCAGCGTCGACATCTCACCGTCGATCGGCGCGAGCATCGGCATGACCCTGGGCCTGGCCCCCGGCGAAATCGCCCAGGTGACCCGCGGCACCAAGGACATCCCCGCCGGCGGCACCGCCTACATCACCGAGAACGACTACCGCCTGACCGTGAACAACTGCGCCGGCCCCCTCACCGTCCAGGCGTACACGATCATCGAGGCCACCTCCCCCGAGGCGGACGCAGCCGAATGGGTCATGGGCGACCCCTTCGTCCTGTAA
- a CDS encoding PspC domain-containing protein, which translates to MYPSVPSFDSGRGVTALPQPPKLTRRSGGRVVGGVAGGLADHLGVDVLKVRIAFVLLSALFGAGTVAYGLLWIFTPGGGDAVKPSAAERRQAIGLALLGLASTVAMAWLFNGTAAHVVGPIIVVAIGAALVWREFDAEGPKSVFGLPAKPNVVTWARIVGGVTLIVFGLGVVVLARIDLSSLGSSLLAVAVTLIGAGLLTVPLWLRMVRALNAERAAVIRNEEREEIASHLHDSVLQTLALIQRQANDPQEVVRLARSQERELRKWLFDDAGPAHSSLAAALRTIAGEVEDQHGVKVTPVTVGDVTMDLNDSGTGLPKEHFTALLGATREALVNAAKHAGVPSIDLFAEVEPHQVSIFVRDRGKGFDPDAVDSDRQGLAKSIHARIERRGGTVEIKSAPGRGTEVRIYLPRQDGAEDRLVVQQDVTEPAGSDTAQL; encoded by the coding sequence ATGTACCCGTCCGTGCCCTCATTCGACTCCGGTCGCGGGGTGACCGCGCTGCCGCAGCCGCCGAAGTTGACGCGGCGTTCCGGCGGACGGGTCGTGGGCGGTGTGGCGGGCGGGCTCGCCGATCATCTCGGGGTCGATGTGCTGAAGGTGCGCATCGCGTTCGTGCTGCTGTCGGCGCTGTTCGGGGCGGGGACCGTCGCGTACGGGCTGCTGTGGATCTTCACGCCGGGCGGCGGGGACGCGGTGAAGCCGTCGGCGGCGGAGCGGCGGCAGGCCATCGGATTGGCTCTGCTGGGTCTGGCTTCCACGGTCGCCATGGCGTGGCTGTTCAACGGGACGGCCGCGCATGTGGTGGGTCCGATCATCGTGGTGGCCATCGGTGCGGCGCTGGTGTGGCGCGAATTCGACGCGGAGGGGCCGAAATCCGTCTTCGGGCTGCCCGCCAAACCGAATGTGGTCACCTGGGCGCGGATCGTCGGCGGTGTGACGCTGATCGTGTTCGGCCTGGGCGTGGTGGTGCTGGCGCGGATCGATCTGAGCTCGCTGGGGTCCTCGCTGCTGGCGGTGGCGGTGACCTTGATCGGCGCCGGGCTGCTCACCGTGCCGCTGTGGTTGCGCATGGTGCGGGCGCTGAATGCGGAGCGGGCGGCGGTGATTCGCAATGAGGAGCGCGAGGAGATCGCCTCGCACCTGCACGATTCCGTGCTCCAGACCCTCGCGTTGATCCAGCGGCAGGCGAACGATCCGCAAGAGGTGGTGCGGCTGGCGCGCAGTCAGGAGCGCGAGCTACGCAAGTGGCTGTTCGACGATGCCGGGCCCGCGCATTCGAGTCTGGCCGCGGCCCTGCGCACCATCGCCGGTGAGGTGGAGGATCAGCACGGGGTGAAGGTCACGCCGGTGACCGTCGGCGATGTGACCATGGATCTCAACGACAGCGGAACCGGCCTGCCGAAGGAACATTTCACCGCGCTGCTCGGCGCCACCCGCGAGGCGCTGGTGAATGCCGCCAAGCATGCGGGGGTGCCGTCCATCGATCTGTTCGCGGAGGTGGAGCCGCATCAGGTGAGCATCTTCGTGCGTGACCGCGGCAAGGGTTTCGATCCGGACGCGGTGGATTCGGATCGGCAGGGGCTGGCGAAATCCATTCACGCGCGCATCGAACGACGCGGCGGCACAGTGGAAATCAAGTCCGCGCCCGGCCGCGGCACCGAGGTGCGCATCTATCTGCCGCGCCAGGACGGGGCGGAGGACCGGCTGGTCGTGCAGCAGGATGTCACCGAACCTGCGGGGTCGGACACCGCGCAACTGTGA
- a CDS encoding response regulator codes for MSVRVFLVDDHAVFRSGVRAELSRETDMEVVGEAGGVGEAVAGIKATRPDVVLLDVHMPDGGGVAVLQGIDEGPVCLALSVSDAAEDVIAVIRAGARGYVTKTISGPELADGIRRVASGDAVFSPRLAGFVLDSFTGKSQVPEPPLDPELDSLTPRELEVLRLLARGYTYREIAETLFISVKTVETHSSNVLRKTQQSNRNALTRWAHRRRID; via the coding sequence GTGAGCGTCCGGGTCTTTCTGGTCGACGATCATGCCGTGTTCCGGTCCGGGGTGCGGGCGGAGCTGAGCCGGGAAACCGATATGGAAGTGGTCGGCGAGGCGGGCGGCGTGGGGGAGGCCGTCGCCGGGATCAAGGCGACGCGACCGGATGTGGTGCTGCTCGACGTGCACATGCCCGATGGCGGCGGCGTCGCGGTGCTGCAGGGCATCGACGAGGGCCCGGTGTGCTTGGCGCTCAGCGTGTCCGACGCGGCCGAGGATGTGATCGCGGTGATTCGCGCGGGTGCGCGCGGCTATGTCACCAAGACCATTTCGGGACCCGAACTCGCGGACGGCATTCGGCGCGTCGCGTCCGGGGACGCCGTGTTCAGTCCGCGCCTGGCGGGTTTCGTGCTCGACTCCTTCACCGGCAAGTCGCAGGTTCCCGAACCTCCGCTGGACCCCGAACTCGACTCACTGACCCCGCGTGAGCTGGAAGTCCTGCGGCTGCTGGCGCGCGGCTACACCTACCGTGAGATCGCCGAAACCCTGTTCATCTCGGTGAAAACCGTGGAGACGCACTCGTCCAACGTGCTGCGTAAAACCCAGCAGTCCAATCGAAACGCCTTGACCCGCTGGGCACATCGCCGCCGCATCGACTGA
- a CDS encoding serine/threonine-protein kinase, protein MTERARPIVGPDYLVAGRYRLQSKLGGGGMGAVWLAHDRLLNRDVAIKQVLSLADLSEEEATEVRRRIMHEGRVAAKLSHEHAIAVYDVELEAGEPWLVMEYLPSRSVAKALSLTDTLSPIEVAQIGAQVADALAAAHAAGIVHRDIKPGNILVADRGDEVGMVKLSDFGISSGAGDTDEPGDVITGTPAYLPPEVARGQRPTAASDVFSLGATLYTAIEGQPPYGFDEDSNVIVERAAMAQIIPPERTGPLTAALLHMMEPAPQRRPTMTEARNEILTAAFGPGTAPYILGAPVRTEDGTIPAWAARNSAAGLRSPHSSPLPRPQRAAAQTPAAAQPKSKGFDFANLGPNAGPIAVAIGLLIGLLIIIVLLVAL, encoded by the coding sequence GTGACCGAACGCGCCCGTCCCATCGTCGGCCCCGATTACCTGGTCGCCGGCCGCTACCGTCTCCAGTCCAAGCTCGGCGGCGGCGGCATGGGCGCGGTGTGGCTCGCGCACGACCGGCTGCTGAACCGCGATGTCGCCATCAAGCAGGTGCTCTCCCTCGCCGACCTGAGCGAGGAGGAAGCGACCGAGGTGCGACGGCGCATCATGCACGAGGGCCGCGTCGCCGCCAAGCTCTCGCACGAGCACGCCATCGCCGTCTACGACGTCGAACTCGAGGCCGGGGAACCCTGGCTCGTCATGGAGTACCTGCCGTCCCGCAGTGTGGCCAAGGCGCTTTCGCTCACCGACACGCTCTCGCCGATCGAGGTCGCGCAGATCGGCGCGCAGGTCGCCGACGCGCTGGCCGCCGCGCACGCCGCCGGCATCGTGCACCGCGACATCAAGCCCGGCAATATCCTCGTCGCCGATCGCGGTGACGAGGTGGGCATGGTGAAGCTCAGCGACTTCGGCATCTCCAGCGGCGCCGGCGACACCGACGAACCCGGCGACGTCATCACCGGCACCCCCGCCTACCTGCCGCCGGAGGTGGCGCGCGGGCAGCGGCCGACCGCCGCCAGCGACGTATTCTCGCTCGGCGCAACCCTGTACACCGCCATCGAGGGGCAGCCGCCGTACGGCTTCGACGAGGACAGCAATGTGATCGTCGAGCGGGCCGCCATGGCGCAGATCATTCCGCCGGAGCGCACCGGGCCGCTCACCGCCGCCCTGCTGCACATGATGGAACCGGCCCCGCAACGCCGGCCCACCATGACCGAGGCGCGCAATGAGATCCTCACCGCCGCATTCGGTCCCGGGACCGCGCCCTATATTCTCGGCGCGCCGGTGCGCACCGAGGACGGGACGATTCCGGCATGGGCGGCGCGCAACTCCGCCGCCGGATTACGCAGCCCGCACTCCAGCCCCCTGCCCCGGCCGCAGCGGGCCGCCGCGCAGACTCCGGCTGCGGCGCAACCGAAGTCGAAGGGATTCGATTTCGCGAACCTGGGCCCCAATGCCGGGCCCATCGCGGTGGCGATCGGCCTGCTCATCGGGCTGCTGATCATTATCGTGCTGCTCGTCGCGCTGTAA